In the genome of Cynocephalus volans isolate mCynVol1 chromosome 10, mCynVol1.pri, whole genome shotgun sequence, the window AACCAGTTTCACGGCTGTGATATttttgtctcagttttcttattttccagCAGACTGAAACAGCCTCCTGCTTCCCCACCACCAGCCTCCCCTGTCTCCCTCCAGCACCCGCCGTTGGCACCCTGCCCCTGGCCAGCCCTTTCCTCAGTGTTTACAGGCCAGGCGCTTACCCTCCTGGCCACTTAGCCTACCTGCCCTCTCCTTCCACTCCAGCTGGGCTGAGGTGTCTGGGAGCAGGCGTGCATATGTGTCCCGGGGCTTCTCTTCCTTCCATGTCTGTCTATCTACCCCCTTTGCTTGTGTCTTGATTACAAACTCTGAGTGAGGAGAAATCGTATCTGTTCAGTCCACGGTGGTGGGATAGTGGCTCAGGAGCAAGGAGGAGAGGGCTCTTCCTGTAGCTCAGGTGTCTACATTCTGGAGTCCAGAGACCCTAGCACCCCATAGTTTGACCTTGAACTTTGTGACCCTTGAGGAAAGGGAAGTTGGGGGTCAGGTGAAGGGAAGTTGTAGGCGTGAGCCTACTGGACATGATGAAGGAACCTGACATTTATggggcacctactgtgtaccaggcagcGATAACAGCAATCGTTTATCAAGTGGCTCCTTTGTGTTGAGCATTTCATGGATATAAGCTCATGACCCTCCTGTGCAGTGGGTGCTGTTATTAGCCCTGTTTGGTAGGTGAGGCAGCTAGGCTCACAGAAGCTATTTGTTCAATAACACACAGCTATTTAGGGGCCCAGGCTGGACTTGAACACAGGTCTGTCTCATTGTGGAAACTGGACATTCTACCCGCAGCCTGGAACTATGGAGGTGGGCCTCGGCAGCTGTGGTGGGGAGACCACCGCTTCTGTGTCTAGACTTCCTTGGTCTGCAGGCAGACTTGGCGTCTTTGGCCTCAGGTCTGTGGAGAGCTGTGAGCATTCCATGCTGGTCAGCAAGGTGGAGAGAAATAACTCCCAATGGTTCACCCTGTCCTGGGCACTGTGCCGTGCACTGTATTTGTGTTGCTCATTATGTCCTTATCAACActatgattattcccattttacagatgagaaaactgaggcacagcaagcctaaataacttgcccaaagacacacaggAAATGCAGAGccgggatttgaaccctggcagTCTGGCTCTAGGGCCTGCATTCTTAATGGTGCCACTTCCCAAGTCTGAGGAAAGGGTCAGAAGaggactcccccacccccataatGGGACACTCCTCGGGGGAGAGGGGACTTTTCAGGGGTGCAGAGTCCAGGCTTCAGGTGGGTCTCTGTAAGTGGAAGGCATCCTGGGGAGGTGGTTGGACTAGGCTGGGGAGCAGCCCTACCCCGTCCAGTAGAGCTAAAGCCTGGCCCCGTGCACCATCcaatcctcccacccccaccccactgcagCTTTCGGTGTTACAACTGCCACTTAGCTCAGTCCTGTTGTCACCTCCCCTTCCTGCTATAGATGACAAGGAGCCCTGGCTGGCTGCCAGTTCCTGCtgccttccccttctccctctcacaCTGGCTCCAGGGCCactctccttcctaaggatgtcccTTTTCCTGGCCTGCTTGGGATACCTGGTCCACATGATCGCTACTAGGGTCCTTCTCCAGCCCTGAGCCTGCTCCTCTCCCCACATTGACCCCAAGCTTCACGGGACTGTCTATGGGGAAGGGGCAGCAATGGGGAGGAGGCTTGAGGTGGGTGGAGGGGACAGAATGGCCATCCTCAAAGGAGGAAGCAATCCGACCTGCAAGAAATCACCTGACCTCAGGGCAGGAGGGGACTGCAGGCTGGCTTAGGAGAAGCTTGGACTGAGGCAGGCAGGGCCTTTGCCCAGGTCGAGAAGAGCAGAAGCAGCCAGGCTCAGCCGAGGGCCCGGCCAGACAGGCTGCACCAGGTTGCCCTGAACCTTCCAGAGCTTGGCACCATGAGAGTGCCTGGCTGGCTTTGCAACAGAGCCCTGCCCTGCCTCCACCCTGCTCTTCCCATTTCCCCCTAAGCTCCCTGGGCCTGCCTGAGGGAATTCATCCTACTGTCTGACCCTCCTGCTGCAGTCCTCAACACAGCGTGTCTTCCTGCCAGTTCTCTCTGTCCCCTGCCTGGCCAGTTTTCCTAGTCTGCTGGACCTGAGTGAGCAGCTCCTGGCCTTGACCCATCTCTGGCAGGCTCATCCCACCCTAGcgcacccctccccacctccagggcATTCCAGGCCTGTGTCTTCCTTGGACTGGTTGTTACTGGTTTCCCAGCCTGGGGTTTGCACCTCCACCCCAGCCACCCTTCCTTAGGTAATTTGGGCCTCTGCTGTGGACACATCAGTCCCTGGAGTTAGTGCCAGAACCAACTCCCACGAGCTCTGGGGCTCATTTGCAAGATGATCTCTACTCTCTCCGTGCAGCTAATTCCCAGGAGGAAGGCCTCAAATGTTGCCCTGGGCCCTGGCACACCACAGCCCCTCCAGTCCtgcccctctgcccctccacccttCCCCAGGCTCTGGAGCAGCCACTGGTCTGGCAGGTTGGGCCGGCGCAGCCAGGAGGAAGCCAGCTCGGTTGGCCACCCTCCTCCTGGGAGACCCAGCCCCACTGGGATCTGCTTAATCTCCCTCCCTTGCTTGCTCGCCGGGAACACACCCCAAGCTGGCTTgggcccctccaccccacccacctCATTCCCGCCCCCAGAGGCTGAGGTCACTGGCTCCCCTGGGCCCGGGTGGGGCTGTCATCACCTGCCATTTGGGGGCGGAGGCAAGGCCCGGGGGCTGTTGTCTTAGCGATTGAGTAACCAGGGTTACTCTGCCGGAACTGGTTCCCAGGCCAGGCCGGAACCTGTGCAGGCTGCAGCCCCCCGGCCTTGGGGGTTTGGGGTGGCAGGAAGTCGACCTGAGGGAACGGGGCTGGGTGAGGGTGGACACCGGAGTTTAGAGGGCTCCCAGGGTGAGGGAAAGCACATTTCTCGCCCCGCAGGGCTTCTTCCCAAAGGCGAGGGCCCTCCGTGGGGTCTCCCCAGCCTTGGGTTAGCATGCTCACAGCCCCCTCCTCCTCAGGTGTCCCTCAATGCTTGGTTCTGGTCCACAGTCTTCCACACCAAGGACACTGACCTCACAGAGGTGAGTGCCTCTCCACTCCCCATCCTGCATGGGACTGTCCTGGAGGAGCCCAGGAGGGGTGGGCTTTAAGGTGGAATGCTCACTCAGTCGGAGGAGCACTGGCTCTGTGCTAGCATAGGAAACCTGTCAGTGCACTGGGGCCTCACTTGAACCTGGCGGGGTAGGAATGAGTCGTAGCTCTTTCCAACTGATGAAGCAGCTGAGCCTTGGAGAGCTGAAACcacttgctcagggtcacccaCCTCGTAAAGGGGTGCAGTCAAAACTTGAGGCCACAGCTGTGGAACTCCAGACTGTGCCCTTGTGTTCTGGATCCTCCACCAATGCCTCTGAAGCCTCACTGctgagcacattttaaaaattgtatactgTGAACACGAGAGTGAAACAGCAATAGGCAGAAGGAGCACGAGACACAGTCCCTGCTGACTGCAGGCCCAGGACCCCCATCCCTTCCCTGCTCCTACCACTGGGGGTCCTCCCTGGGCTCTGGCCTACATGAAGTCTTGTCCATCTCCTGTTTCCCTCATGTTGGCCTCTCGTTGGCTCTCCCTGTCCTCAGAAAATGGACTACTTCTGTGCCTCCACCGTCATCCTACACTCGATCTATTTGTGCTGTGTCAGGTGAGCCTGCCTTGGTGGCTGTGGGACAAAATCAGGCCCGAGGGACAGGAAGGGGTCACCCAACCCTCCCCTGGGGGTGCTGCCCTCAGGGCCTTCTTCACTGgtctcccaacacacacacaccctccaggCTGTCCTGGGTGGGGACTATGGGGTAGGATGGCGGTCCCTGGCTCCTTACAAGGGGCTGTAGCATGGGGTCCCAGGTCCCTGGGGGGTTGGAGGTCTGCCCAGCTGGCCTGTTTTGGTGAGGGACAGGGACAGTGGCATCAGGGACCGCAGACGGATGTGGCAGGGGAGGAGATGCTTCAGGGAATGCTGCCCCGGGGCTGGGCTACCACCTCTGAGCAGCTGTGGACTGCGGGACAGGACTGTGGGGCTGCAGCGACCGGCCGTGGCCAGCGCCTTCCGggccctcctgctgctgctcctgacTGCACACATCTCCTACCTGAGCCTCGTCCACTTCGACTATGGCTACAACCTGGCAGCCAACGTGGCAATTGGTGAGGCAGGACTTAGGCCCGGGGGACTGGGCCACCTGGAGAACTGCTGGGTGGGGGGCTGGTGCGTTCCTGGAGAAGGAGGTTCTAGAGACccttggggttgggggggaggcAAGAATTTGAAATGGGAGAGAAGGGAGGCCCAGAGGAGAGTCTGAGGATGGTCCTGGGGTCCAAGGGATGAGGGCAGGGGTGGccttggggagggaggaggagtcTAAGGAGTGAGCCTCTCCTGCCCCCACTGGCACCCAGGCCTGGTGAACTTGGTGTGGTGGCTGGCCTGGTGCCTGCGGAACCAGCGACGCCTGCCGCATGTGCGCAAGTGTGTGGCAGTGGTCTTGCTGCTGCAGGGGCTGTCCCTGCTGGAGCTGCTCGACTTCCCGCCTTTCTTCTGGGTCCTGGATGCCCACGCCATCTGGCACATCAGCACCATCCCCGTCCACATCCTCTTTTTCAGGTTGGTGCTACACCCTGCCTGCTGTTCATCCTCTTTGTACGCTGCTTTGCCTGCTCCTTGGGGGAGACTGGGGGCTCTACATGCCTGTGTGCCCCCTCATGACCTGCCCATGTtcaccccaccctgcccccaagGGAGCTCTCAGAGCCTTATTCCTCAGTGGGCTCCTCCCTTTGCCCACAGCTTTCTGGAAGATGACAGCCTGTACCTGCTGAAGGAATCAGAGGCCAAGTTCAAGCTGGACTGAAGACTCTGGAAGTGGGGCTGCCCCATTGGGGATCCTGCCCCCTCCCTGctggttccccttctcccctcaacCCTTGCGatgatttatttctccttttagctTCTTGAACTTGGACATGAGGGATGTGGGCTCAGAATCATGGAGCCAGCCCATCTCCCTGCTGGCCCTCACAGGTCTTGGAACCTGTTCTGGGGATGGCCTCTCACCATCTGGGACTATAGAATGGGCAGCCCCTGTGGTTCCTGGAGCTGAACTGGGGTGGAACTGAGTGTGTTCCTAGTTTCCTCCCCACCAGCCTCCTCTccacatccccccaccccaccccacccagctgGGTCCCAGAGCTCTCTGTCAACCTGGGAGACCAGGAACCATAGGCCTTTGGGGATACTGTGGGGTTCCCTATGGTTACGCTCCTACCCTCCTCCAGGGCACCGCTAGGTGGCACTGGAGGCTTGTTCTTTGGCTACCCAAGCTTTAAGGCCATTCTCATGCTCCCCCATGGGATCTTGAGGGACCAAACCATTGACTGGGACTGGGGAGGGTTTTCACCCTGACTGTGGCCCCGCTCAGACTCCCAGGAGGCCTCAGCACACTCCCCTTCAGGTCCAGGACCTGAGAGCCCAGGACAAGAACCCTGTGCTGCTGTTCCGGTGGGGATCCTGCCCACAAGTGTGTAGGGGAGTGTGGGCCAGACCCAGTGCGTAGGTGACCAGGCAGTGAGCTCGGGCCTGGGCGTGCAGTGTGGATAGtggcgtgtgtgagtgtgtgtgctttttttattttttatttttggcgcctggctggtacagggatccaaacccttaccttggtgttctcagcaccatgctccaaccaagtgagctaaccggacagccccTGTGTGGTTTTAAAGTGTGTTCAGGGGGCAAGTGGGCTAGCGTGAGTTGGGAATATGCATAGTGTGCGCATGCTTGTGGGTGCGTGTCTGAGATGTGTGTGAATGCAGGTGAGTGTGCCATGCAGTGCCACACAGTGCAGGGAGGCCTGAGCAGGATGAGGGAATCATGTCACCATCAACAATCACTTATCGAGCACCAGCTCTGCCCAAGGCTCCAGCCAGGCAGACATCCAGGACACCCCTGTGATCTGGCGGGGGGCCTGggctgcatgtgtgtgtatgtgtttctgtctgtgcccctctgccttcccctccAAACCTCACAGGGCCCCCACACAACAGCACCCTCTAGAACCAGTCCCTtgggggcagaggaaggaaggaaaatgggGATCCCCAGGGCCCTCTccagcctccctgcctccttGCCTAGGTATGCTTGCcaaacccccccaccccccgccccagtTCCCTGCTTCTAGCCCCTTTTCCTCAGCCTGGGAAGGGGTCAGGGCAATCTGTGGGAGGATGAGGGGAGAAAGCTTGTGGCTGGGTCTGGTTTGTGCCCTCCCCAGAGGGGCTCACTGTTCCAGGGTGGCCCCAGGGCAGGCAGGggccacagcagccctggcacatTCCTGTCCCCACAAGGACAGATGTGGAGCTCCAGAAAGTTTCCATCCCCAAGGCAGTCTCTGAAGCAAGGAGACTGGAGTTGTGCTGTGTCCCTGCCCTCTTGTCCCTccttggggggaggggagctATGCTAGGACTCCAGCCTCAGGGACTTGGGGGGGGGCCTACATTGGATTCTTTTGATACCAAGAACCATTTTAAGGCAGGAGGGTAGCAAGGGACGTGCTTAATAAACCAATTCTCAGCCTCACCTACCCTTGTTCCACTCATTTGTGTGAGTGGGGTGGactggaggggaggaggagacagttggggcagggggaggaccCAAAGCTGGCTGGAGGCAGTAGCCAGAGGCGGTGGTCTCTACCTGGACACATGGGGGGAGGATGGCAGGGACCAGAGGAAGAGATGGCAGCTCCAGTCAAGCTTccagcaggtgggggtgggggcaggagctgGTGCCAGTTCTTTCCATCTCACCTCCTGGGCCTTCGTTTGTGCCTGCATTGTAACACCCCCCTCTGGCACCTTGCAAATTCCACTTCAGTCTCCTAATTACCCCCTGCTTTCCTCACTTGTGGTCTGAACCAGGCTCCACTGCTGTttattacttaacctctctgagcttcacctGGAAAGGGGCTAACAGGGCCTGCTGCTGAGTGCAAGGACGCAAAGCAGGTGCTGAATGAGCCCCTCCTGACCTTGGCCTGCCTTAGTTTGGGAGGAATGAGTGGTACTGGCAGCTACCCTCATGGGGCCTCCCACATCCCTACACTCAGAAGAGATCTCTGGGCCCTTGGGAGAGCCACAGACAGCGCTGATGCTCAGCAGCgggaaattatttctttattaggTGCCACCACAGATAACAGGGAATATGGGTTGGTAAGGGCAACAGGGCACTGGGCAGCGCACTGAGCCCTCACAACCCCGCCCCTATCTTCTTCTGGGCCCAGGCAAAGAAGATGCCCTTGACATCGTCAACGCCTGTCTGAAGGTGGGCAGGCATGATGTAGGTGCGAAGGTCCCGGACCTCATAGCCACTATGCACCAGGGCCTCCCTCACCTCCCCTTCACACACTGGCACCACCGCCAGCCTGGCCTCCCCAGCCAGGTACCACGACTCCTCCAGGGCCCCAATGAGGAGGAGGTGCCCCCCGGGCCTGAGCAGTGTGGTGATGTGGTCCAGGGCCCGCTGGAAGCTGGCGAGGTCTGGGCTCACAGCCTCCAGGCAGAAGGCAGAGACCAGGGCGTCAGCAGGCAGGGGCACCAGGCTCCCAGTgcccaggggctggggctggtgcACATCGACTGGCAGGACACGCTTCACCCTGGCTCGCAGCTGACGTTCCTTCTCCTGCCAGGACTCCCTATGCAGGGGTCACAAGGCAGGGCTCAGAACAGCCCCACACTCAGTCCTCTGTCACCCTCCCCCAGCCACTCTGTGGGAAGCCCCCTGCCCAGCCCTCACCCCTTGCCCTCGATGAGGCAGACATGCTGGCTGTACACGCTCCAGTTGAAGGCCCCGGGCTCCTCCTGCAGCCACAGCCCCAGCTCCTGGCGGTTGACCTCCAGGAAATCTGTCATTGTGATGTCCTCAAAGTGGGCACAGGCGCTGAGCAGCTGGTATATGGTGGGGCCCGAACCAATGTCGATGAGGGTGCGTCCAGACACCTCACCTGGGCAGAGCAGAGGAAGAGGGTCCCGGTGTCAGGCCTGCCCGGGCCGCTCCTGCCTCGGTCACCGCCTCCGTTCCTCCCTCTCTCTAGCTCCTTCTcgctctgtgtgtgtctctatctGGAAGAAGCACTGGCTCTGGAGTTAGACTGAACCCGGCGCAATCCTGGCTCCCATAGCCAGCGAATTACCCTGGAGGCATGTAACGCCCCGGTTCCACATCTAGAAAGCTGTAGGGACCAGTGAGTGAGGGCTGAGTGTGGGAGTCCCGAGGCCGGCCCTCCCTCCACTCCAGTCGCTGCCTCCGTTTCTCTCTCCGCATCTCGCTCATCTCAGTCCCTCTCCTGCATGCCCCGCTCCCCTCTCAGTTCTGAACGTTCTGCCCGCTCACCCTCGCTTTCCACCTGCCTCTGCCCTCTCCCGCGGGACGGTGCTCCGTTTTCTCCCCTGTGTGCACCTCTTAGCTACCTGGCTCacgtcgtgtgtgtgtgtgtgtgggggggggggtgtctgtgtgtgtgtctgtgtgtgtgtgtgagtgtgtctgtgtgtctgtgtgtgtgtgtcttgtggtgtgtgtgtgtggtgtgtgtgtgggggtgtctgtgtgtgggtgtctgtgtctgtgtgtgtgtgtgtgtgtctgtctgtcagtgtctgtctgtctatcggTCACTCTGTGTCTCTGTACCTCTCTCGGTCCACGGCTCacgtcgtgtgtgtgtgtgtctgtgtgtgtgtcttgtggtgtgtgtgtgtggtgtctgtgtgtgggtgtctgtgtgtgggtgtctgtgtctgtgtgtgtgtgtgtgtctgtctgtctatcggTCACTCTGTGTCTCTGTACCTCTCTCAGTCCACGGCTCacgtcgtgtgtgtgtgtgtgtgtgtgtgtgtctgtctgtctgtctgtctgtctgtctatcggTCACTCCGTGTCTCTGTACCTCTCTCGCCCCTTTCACTACCTGATGGCTTCTTGTCCCCAGTGCCCGTTTCCCCGCGCTCACCGGTGGCGAAGGTCTGCGCCAGGCAGCGCAGCTTCCACGGCCCGACGCCGTCCGGGCTGCTCAGGTCCCCACGCGGGGGCGCGTAGTTGTTGCGGAGGTAGGCGCGGGGCTCGAAGCGCTGGTAGGCCCAGGCGACCGCCGCCCGGCCCGCGTCCGACTCGGGGGCTGCGCCCGCAGCGTGGCTCGGGTCTGCGCGTCTCATGCTGCTGCCGCGGCCCGCCCCGTGCCCCGCTCGCCTCGCGGCCCCTTTATCTCCCGCCGGACCCGCGCCCCGACCCCTCCGCCGCGGGGGCGGCGGCTGAGCGATGAGCCGCCCGGGGCCGCGCGCGCCGCGTGTCCCCGACCCCATCCGTCTCCTTTAGTGTCCGAGCAGCAGACGCACCGGCGCGGTGGGGGCGGCCGCGGGCACAGCAGCTCCCGCCCCGCGCCCGCTCCGCTCCGGCGCCCGGCGCCCGGCGCCCGGCGCCTCCAGCCTCCCTGCCCCAGCTCCCCGCGCCATGCTCCCCTCTTGCCTGGCATCCATCCCACCCCTTCTCTTTCCCGAGGTCCCAGTAACCGCTCTCTCCAGTCCCCACCTCCCGGCGCCCTCCCCTCAAGGTCTCAGACCCCGGCCCGGCTCCCCTTCCTCCGAACACCCACCCTTTCCTTAGTAATGTCACCCCAACTCCCTTCCCCGCCCCTCCTCCAGGCCTCTGTTTTGTCCCTTCCTatcccaccccctcccactccaGAGAGGACAGTGCGTTCCGGCCTCCCCCGCGGTCGCCCCGGGGCCCCAGAGCCAGGCTCGGGCCCCGCCTGTTCGATGGCAGCCACGATAGCAGAGCGGGGCTGAGGCACTCAGCAGGCAGAGCCGCCGGGCCGCCCCCGCGGGCCCCGCGGGCTCCAAGAAGCTTATCTGGGTGCTGCCGAGGGCGGAAGGTTCGGGACGTTTCCGCCAGGTCCGGGGCCCCGGACCCAGGTGAGGGCGGAGGGTGCTGGGCCCATTCTCCAGGCCACCGGGGCCACCAGGGGGCGCCGTCCGGGTCGTGGGGCGCCAGCGGATTTGGAGTCCCGTGGGTCTGTGGTCTCTGacccctctcctctcccagcctGCACGCCAGCCTCCCACTGGGGGAGCAGATCAGGCCGGCTCTGCAGGTCCTGCTTGGCGCTCCAGGTGCCCGACTGTCAAGATGCCTGGGTCGGGgcattggggagaggttgggtggggggaCACGGAAAATTTGCAGTTTGAGGTGGGgagcatgctgatagcattgatttgctcaccacatcttgggcacaggtgctgacggtcagctcttgccccatgaatatatataaccaataataatgataaataaaagatACCAGGGTCTTCCCTTCTATCCCCGCAAATAGAAAGCCAATTCTGCCTTCAGCAACTCCATGGCCTTCCTGAAGTGGGACCCTCTGCCCTGGGTAAGCTACCTGCCCTTGCCAAGATCGTCCCCTAACCCCCTTGCTCCCCACCGCCACCCCCTTGTCTCAAGGAAGCAGTCTCCTTCTTGGGCCATGAGTCATCACAACAGCTGCAGAGGTCACAAACAGGAACCTGACCCCCAACCCCATCGCCATTCCCCACCACCCACCCTGGATTCCCAGGGCAGGGAGGGTGGGGTGCCTGACCCCGGCAAAGACTGATTCCTTCTGAATTCAGAACTGAGAGGTTTGGGGTCAATGCCTCTATCCACACGCTGAGGCACAACTAAGGACAACCTGTGTGCCAGCTCCCTCCGTGTTCTCTATGACACATTATTTAAGCAAACCCTGGATGCCAGCTGGCCTGCTGGGCACTGCCCAGTGCCAGGGGGCTGGACACGGAAGCCAAGACTGGGCAGCAGAGTCAGGGTACAGGAAGGGGACTGGACAGACAGCGCCCTGTTTACAGCTCTGTCCCTGCCTCCCTAAGAATTGGATGTACCCACTAGCTCTGCCATATTTAGCTCAGATGCAGGGCCTGTTCCCAGAAGTGGGCATGTGGGGAACACCAATGTGATGGCCCCACAAGCACAAAGAAAGAGACGAGACTCTGGAACATGACTGAGCATTTATTGCAGTGCTAACAGAGGGTGCTGGGGGCCCACCCTGCCTCTGCCCTCTTCACTTCCCCCTCCCTCCGTCTTCTCCAGAGCATTCCAGATCCCCCTCATGCTTTTCCTGGTCCTTCTCTGAAGCTGAAACCTGGACCAGGGTTGCTTCTCTCAGCAACCTCATGCCCTCACCAGC includes:
- the PGAP3 gene encoding post-GPI attachment to proteins factor 3 isoform X1: MAGRAARLVLLAGAAALASGSQGDREPVYRDCVLRCDERNCSGGALKHFRSSQPIYMSLAGWTCQDDCKYECMWVTVGLYLQEGHKVPQFHGKWPFFRFLFFQEPASAVASFLNGLASLVMLCRYRTSVPVSSPMYHTCVAFAWVSLNAWFWSTVFHTKDTDLTEKMDYFCASTVILHSIYLCCVRTVGLQRPAVASAFRALLLLLLTAHISYLSLVHFDYGYNLAANVAIGLVNLVWWLAWCLRNQRRLPHVRKCVAVVLLLQGLSLLELLDFPPFFWVLDAHAIWHISTIPVHILFFSFLEDDSLYLLKESEAKFKLD
- the PGAP3 gene encoding post-GPI attachment to proteins factor 3 isoform X2 — its product is MAGRAARLVLLAGAAALASGSQGDREPVYRDCVLRCDERNCSGGALKHFRSSQPIYMSLAGWTCQDDCKYECMWVTVGLYLQEGHKVPQFHGKVSLNAWFWSTVFHTKDTDLTEKMDYFCASTVILHSIYLCCVRTVGLQRPAVASAFRALLLLLLTAHISYLSLVHFDYGYNLAANVAIGLVNLVWWLAWCLRNQRRLPHVRKCVAVVLLLQGLSLLELLDFPPFFWVLDAHAIWHISTIPVHILFFSFLEDDSLYLLKESEAKFKLD
- the PNMT gene encoding phenylethanolamine N-methyltransferase; translated protein: MGSGTRGARGPGRLIAQPPPPRRRGRGAGPAGDKGAARRAGHGAGRGSSMRRADPSHAAGAAPESDAGRAAVAWAYQRFEPRAYLRNNYAPPRGDLSSPDGVGPWKLRCLAQTFATGEVSGRTLIDIGSGPTIYQLLSACAHFEDITMTDFLEVNRQELGLWLQEEPGAFNWSVYSQHVCLIEGKGESWQEKERQLRARVKRVLPVDVHQPQPLGTGSLVPLPADALVSAFCLEAVSPDLASFQRALDHITTLLRPGGHLLLIGALEESWYLAGEARLAVVPVCEGEVREALVHSGYEVRDLRTYIMPAHLQTGVDDVKGIFFAWAQKKIGAGL